The nucleotide sequence TGGTCGTAATTACCAGATAACCAGTTATTAGCTAGTTAACTCGATAACTCCGGCATTTTTCATTCTCCGCAATCCACCATAGATGTCATGTCGGGTGTAACTACTTGAGTTATCATATTATCGCGGTCAAGCTAATATGACTTTTGTAATGTTATCGAGTTCTTCCGTCTACATGGGTCCCTTCCCAAAAAATACCTCTTTTATACTTCGACTATCGGACCGGTGTCAAGAAGAAACATTGATTTCTGGGCGTAAGGTTTGGTGGCTGACAGCTTCAAGGGATGAGGTGTTCAAGAAGAATGTATTCTCAGACAGTCGCTCATGAACGGTCTTACTTTCGGGTGGAATTAATTGTTGATGATCTACATTGTCCGCATTGTTAAGTCCTACACGCAAAACGGACTAAGGGGTTAATTGTTGATTTTTCGACTGGATGATTCCTTCATAATCTGATATCCTTCCCTTCATGGCGCCGCCGCAAACCACATACCGCAATCCATGGCTCTTCGTTCCGACACTCTATTTTGGTGAGGGTCTGCCCTACGTCCTCATCAACACGATATCGGTCATACTCTTTAAGAGGATGGGTGTGGACAACGCGGACATCGCCTTTTGGACAAGCTGGCTCTACCTTCCTTGGGTGATAAAGATGTTCTGGGCTCCGCTCCTCGATATCACATGGACCAAGCGTACCTGGGTGCTTGCATCCCAGGGGGCGATGGCGTCGATTCTCGTCTTCATCGCCTATGCGGTAGGCAGACCGGATTTCTTTTTCCCCTCAATCTGCGCGTTCATGGCCGGCGCCTTCATCTCTGCGACCTATGATACCGCCACTGACGGGTATTACATGCTCGCCCTCACGGGAAGAGATCAAGCCTTCTTCACCGGCCTTCGGTCCGGATTCTACCGGCTTGCGATGATTTTCGGTTCGGGGTTACTCGTGTATCTCGCAGGAGTTGCCGAGACCGTATCGGGGAGTATCCCTGCCGCCTGGATGACGATCCTCGGTATCAGTGGCGGGATCTTTATGATCGCCGGGCTCTATCATTATGCGGTTCTCCCGCACCCGACGACCGACCGCAGCCGTCTGACTGCAGGCGCCGTCCGAAGACCTGCATTCAGGGATGTCTTCTCCGCCTATTTTAGGCAGGAAAAGATAGGCGTTCTCGTGGCTTTTATACTGTTTTACCGTTTGGGCGAGGCGATGCTGCTTAAACTGGTCTCGCCGTTTCTGCTGGATGGCCGACCTGATGGAGGGCTTGGGCTTACCACATCGGAGGTCGGCCTCGTCTATGGTACGGTAGGCATTATCGCGCTGGTGCTGGGAGGAGTGCTTGGGGGCTGGCTCATATCCCGGTATGGACTCCGCCGATGCACCTGGCCGCTCGTGATCACGATGCACCTCCCTGACTTGTTCTTCGTCTACATGGCGTATGCACTGCCCCCCCTTGCGATGGTTTATCCTTTGGTGGCGCTGGAGCAGTTCGGTTACGGCATGGGGTTCACTGTCTTTACGGTCTATCTCATGTACGCTGTCAAAGGCCCGTACAAGACCTCCCATTATGCCATCTCAACGGGTATAATGGCGATCGGCATGATGCTCCCCGGGTTCATCTCCGGCTGGGTTCAACAAAAGGTCGGTTATCCCCTCTTCTTTGTAATTGTATGCCTTCTCACCGTCCCCGGCATGCTTACCATCCCGTTTCTTCCAAATAAGGAAGGAGCCGTCCCGAATAGCACACAATAATCGTCCGGCCTGAAATGAACGGGATTCATGCTGTGATATTATATAGCATGTCCGACTGGCTGACACAGCTCGACGTCAACTTATTCTTCGTGATAAACAGGGAGCTTCAGAACCGATTTTTCGATCTTATCATGCCGGTAATCACGAACAGGTCATACCTCATAATCCTTCCATTCGTCGTCTTTTTTCTCATCAAGGGGAGGAAACAGGCGCTCATAATCGTCGCCCTATCCGTCCTCGCTTTCATCCTGGCTGACGGAGCGGGGAATACCTTGAAACATCTCATCGGAAGAGAGAGGCCTTGCAACATCCTCGAAAATGTCCATCTCCTCGCCGGCTGCAGCAAATCTCCCTCGATGCCTTCGAACCATGCCTCGAACTCAGTCGCCTTTGCCGTCTCCTTCCTCCTTCTGGCGGGTCTCCGTCTGAAAAGCCTCGAGGGAATTTCAAAAAGACTCTCTTCTCTTCTCGCAGCATTCTTTCTCTTCGTCGCGGCACTCGTCTGTTATTCGAGGGTCTCGCTCGGGGTGCACTATCCGTCCGATGTCCTCGCCGGCGCCATAGTCGGCTCCTTTTCGGCCTTGTCCGTTGTCGCTCTCTACATCTGGGCGGAACGCCGTTACGAGGACCAGCCGCAGACAACGGTTCTCTTCGTTTTTCTCCTCGGGCTGAGTATCTTCAGGATCTACTACATCCTCCATGGCCCTCTCGACCTAAGCCCCGATGAGGCGCACTACTGGGAGTGGTCGCGGAGGCCGGATCTGAGCTATTACTCCAAGGGACCGATGATCGCGTATCTCATAGGTCTCGGCACGTTCTTCTTCGGAGATACTGTTTTGGGAGTCCGGTTCCTTGCCGTTATCTTTTCGGCACTCACGAGCATCCTGCTTTACAGGCTCGGCAGAGAGATGTACGGCGATGCAGCCGGAACCGCCTCTGCGATTCTCTTTCAGCTCATCCCGCTCTACTCGGCCTTCGGATTGCTCTTCACCATCGACTCCCCCTTTCTCTTCTTTTGGACGCTTTCGCTCTACCTTTTTTGGAAAACGATCCACCTCCTTCCGGGGGCCGGAACTGAAGGAGAGGCGCAGCGGGAGATCGACAACGCTTCACCCGGTATGGAGCGCGGGTCAATCCTTTCGTGGATTTTGCTCGGCGTCTCCATGGGCCTCGGACTCCTCACGAAATATACGATGGCCTTTTTTCCGCTCTGCGCGTTTCTCTACCTTATCGCTTCGAAAAAAGGGAGGGCGCTCCTTGGGACGATCCGGCCGTACCTGGCACTTCTCATCGGTCTGGTCATCTTCAGTCCCGTGATCGTCTGGAACGCGCAACACCAATGGGTGACGATCAGACACACCGCGGGTCAGGCGCACATACATGACGGCCTTCAGTTCTCCGCGGCGAGCTTCTTTGACTTTGTCGGCTCCCAACTCGGCGTGGTTACGCCGATCCTGCTCGTACTGGTCGTCATCTCCTTGTGGAAGGTAGCGGGCGGGGAGAAGAAGCGCTTCCTCCTCTGGTTCTCAGTCCCCGTGCTGCTTTTCTTCACCCTGAAGAGCATTCAGGGGAAGGTCCAGGCAAACTGGGCGATGACCGGCTACATAACGTGCCTCATCGCATTCTCAGCGGTATTCATTGTTCCCTGGAAAGAGAAGAGGTTTTCAGTGAAGGCATTAGTGATCGCCGCTACAAGCCTTTCCCTGACCGTGACCGCAGTCGCCCATTACCCTGCAATGCTCCATCTGCCGCTGAAACTAGACCCTTCGGCGAGGCTCCGGGGATGGAAGGACCTCGGCCGGGATGTGTCTCAGATTTACACCGACGCCCTGAAAAAGGGCGGGGCTTTCATCTTTACCGACAGTTATCAGGATTCGAGCGAACTCGCTTTTTACGTAAAAGGGCATCCCGTAACCTACTGCATGAACAGC is from Thermodesulfovibrionales bacterium and encodes:
- a CDS encoding MFS transporter; translation: MAPPQTTYRNPWLFVPTLYFGEGLPYVLINTISVILFKRMGVDNADIAFWTSWLYLPWVIKMFWAPLLDITWTKRTWVLASQGAMASILVFIAYAVGRPDFFFPSICAFMAGAFISATYDTATDGYYMLALTGRDQAFFTGLRSGFYRLAMIFGSGLLVYLAGVAETVSGSIPAAWMTILGISGGIFMIAGLYHYAVLPHPTTDRSRLTAGAVRRPAFRDVFSAYFRQEKIGVLVAFILFYRLGEAMLLKLVSPFLLDGRPDGGLGLTTSEVGLVYGTVGIIALVLGGVLGGWLISRYGLRRCTWPLVITMHLPDLFFVYMAYALPPLAMVYPLVALEQFGYGMGFTVFTVYLMYAVKGPYKTSHYAISTGIMAIGMMLPGFISGWVQQKVGYPLFFVIVCLLTVPGMLTIPFLPNKEGAVPNSTQ
- a CDS encoding glycosyltransferase family 39 protein, translated to MILYSMSDWLTQLDVNLFFVINRELQNRFFDLIMPVITNRSYLIILPFVVFFLIKGRKQALIIVALSVLAFILADGAGNTLKHLIGRERPCNILENVHLLAGCSKSPSMPSNHASNSVAFAVSFLLLAGLRLKSLEGISKRLSSLLAAFFLFVAALVCYSRVSLGVHYPSDVLAGAIVGSFSALSVVALYIWAERRYEDQPQTTVLFVFLLGLSIFRIYYILHGPLDLSPDEAHYWEWSRRPDLSYYSKGPMIAYLIGLGTFFFGDTVLGVRFLAVIFSALTSILLYRLGREMYGDAAGTASAILFQLIPLYSAFGLLFTIDSPFLFFWTLSLYLFWKTIHLLPGAGTEGEAQREIDNASPGMERGSILSWILLGVSMGLGLLTKYTMAFFPLCAFLYLIASKKGRALLGTIRPYLALLIGLVIFSPVIVWNAQHQWVTIRHTAGQAHIHDGLQFSAASFFDFVGSQLGVVTPILLVLVVISLWKVAGGEKKRFLLWFSVPVLLFFTLKSIQGKVQANWAMTGYITCLIAFSAVFIVPWKEKRFSVKALVIAATSLSLTVTAVAHYPAMLHLPLKLDPSARLRGWKDLGRDVSQIYTDALKKGGAFIFTDSYQDSSELAFYVKGHPVTYCMNSGRRMNQYDLWPGFDRLIHYQGIFVTIGGAALTPQVKDAFLDCEERPVKVFDRGRLLREYSVFVCSNFQGMKEPAIGSY